The Oxalobacter aliiformigenes nucleotide sequence TGTTGACGTTTTCACCCATTTCCACATCATGGCCGGATTTCTTGATGAAGCCGGTATCCACGATACCGTAGATGGTCACGTTGGATTGTGCGTGAGCCACGCCGGCAGCGGCACCCAAGACTGCCAATGCGATTAGCGTTTTTTTCATTTTATTCTGCCCCTTATGTTAAAAAAGTTGCTGATCCCCCTCAGGAGTCATTGACAGAATAACGGCCGGTAGGTAGGTAGGTAGGTAGGTAGGTAGGTAGGTAGGTAGGTAGGTAGGTAGGTAGGTAGGTAGGTAGGTAGGTAGGTAGGTAGGTAGGTAGGTATCATGTTTGAACTTCCTTCCCTTTTCAACCTTTTTTGTATCTTATACGCAACAAAAATGCCACTTTTTTCATTTTACGGGATCACTGCTCCAGGCACAGGCTTTTCCATTCCTTCCATGTGAATCCGCCATACCCATACCGGCTGATTGGCTTTCCGGCACGAATACCGGTATCCACATGACGGCAATATGGTGTATGGATGGAACTTTCCGTAAAAAACCGTCCCGTCCATACATGACAGTCACATGAACGATCCCGCTATCTTGTGCCGACCGCTTTTCTGTACGGTTCCGTCACATACAGGTTCTTGCCGAACGTTCCCCCGATAACGCCGGCCTGGACAAATACATCATGTTCTGTCGCAAGTGTCTTCAATGTGGCCCGATCCAGGGCAACATGGAACATATCCCCCCATCGTGCTGCGACATTATCTGCATTTTCCGGTGTGAATCCGGCATGTTTTTCCAGAATGTCCGTCACGTCCTTCCTGTGTGCGATACCCCATTTCTCAACCTGAATCCATGATCGGACGGCACTGGAAACCAGACCGGGATATTTGTTGATGAATTCCTCTCTGGCTACTCCCATGCCGATATATGGAGCGGCAGAACTCCCCGATATACTTTTCCATTCGTCTTTCAGCGCTCCCAGCTTGCGCAGTTTCACCTTGTTTTTCAGGTTCTCATAGGTAATCGACCGGAGAATGGATGCATCGATCTGCTTCTGGGCAATAAACTGCGCCAGTCTTGATTCATTGCCTGACACAATGGAATAGTCACCCGGCTCCAGCCCGTATTTCCTTTCGGCAATGGTATTAGCAATAATGACTATCGTCGCGGAAGGATAAGTCCCGCCGACTTTCTTTCCTTTCAGATCCTGCCACGTCCTGACAGACGAATCTTCCGGTACGACGACGACGGCATCGGCAAGCTGTACTGCGGCGACCAGTTTTAGCGGAACGCCATCATGGACCACACTGAAAAAATTGCTCAACGGAATACCGAAAGCGATATCAATATCGCCGGTCGTCAGTGCCTTGAGTGATGAAGGAGGATCGGAAAAGCGGACATACTCCACATCAACACCGTTTTTTTCCAGAAACTTTTTGGCTTCCAGAACGCATCCGAACGGGAGACTGACACCGCTTGTCCAGTAACCCAGCCTGATTTTTCCTTTTTCCTCACCCGCTACCGCACCTGTCATCACCACAATCAGCAGCATCCATGCCGCCAGCCATTTCTTCATTTCAGTCCTCACTATCCGTTTTTTCACAAAAGTTTCCCTGAACGGAAACAACAGAATTTCCCTATCGGCCTTCAACCGGGCCGCTATTTTTCACGGTTTTTCGCAAAAAACGGTTTCAACATCGTTTCCGGAAAGTGGTATTCACGGCTGAAACAAGTACTTCCGCAAAGGGAACCGTTTCCAGTTCATGGCACAGACCGATCAGTTCGTCCTGTGTCGAGGCCGCGATAATCCCTTCTGTCTGCATACGGAATTTTTTCCCGACCGCGTCCCAATCCAGCGGATTTTCCGGATCTCCCTTTGAAATATTGGTCTGGGCCACCAGTTTTTCCCCGTCTTCCGTAACGGCTTCAATCCGTGCCGGCCAATATTCGGGAACCAGTGCATCGATTCCGTCATCGACGACGACCTGAATGCTTTTTTCCAGATAGCCGACCGCTTCTTCCGCGACTGCCTGATCCGTAAAATGACGTTCGACCGGAACACCTCTCAGAAGCGCACTGGCGACACAGTACGTCATACTGAAACGAGCCTGCCGCGAATCCACAGGATTGCGGCATCCGACAAAACCGACAGCAGCCCTGTAAGTAAACAGCCTGATTTTTCCCAGAAAACGTCCTCCGGCTTTTTTTCTGATTTCCAAAGCGGCATCGATCGCCGAATGTGTATGACGGCAACATGGATAAGCCTTGACGGAAACATCCAGCGTTCGCCATCTTTTCCCGAAATCCCTGAAAATACGCTCATCGACTTCCTGCCGTGCAAATCCGGCAAAAAAGCCCTTCTCCCCTTCCAGAATATCCCCCGCCCCGCTGAGTCCTCTCTCTGCCAGCAAGGCAACCAGAACACCCTGTGCGGATGCTGTTCCGGCATGGAGGAACTTGCTCGTTCCTCCATGCAGAAATTCCTGGAGAAACTGCATCAGTCCGGATGCCATCGAACCGGCATTACCCAACGCCCAGTCCAGATGTTGCCTGTCCAGCCCGAGCATTTTTCCGGCCGCCATAGCCGCACCGAATACTCCGGCGGTAGAGGTGGTATGAAAAATCTCATAATGCGCCGGAACCACTGCCGCGCCGATCCGGAGCAGAACCTCATATCCCCCGACAACCGACAGAATCAGGTCTTCCCCTGTTTTGCCTGCGTAACCGGCAACCGCCAGCGCGGCGGGAACAACAACCGTTGCGGGATGTGTAATGCTTCTGCGCTCCACATCATCCATTTCAAGGATATGCCCATAATAGGCATGCGACAGCGCGGCCAGAAAAGCATTGCTACCCCCGCCACCGATAATGGCCGCCTGATCCTTTCCGCCGAGGCTTTCGACCAGCGACCTGATGGGCGCGGAAGCGGGATGAACGGCGCCCCCGACAGCACATCCGATCCAGTCCAGAATATATTTCCTGACAGCGTCAATGACTTCTGCCGGAACATCCTCATAACGAAGTCCCGTAACAAATTCCGTGGATGCCCGGGAAGGAGAAAATTGCCAGTTTTTCATACATTTTTATCCCAAATAAAAGCAAAACGGTAAAAGCCCGCCGGCAGCTTAAACATTCATGACAGAAACGTCACAGGCTGTTTGAATGCACGATGGCCAGACAGGAACAACCATCCTGAAAAACAATTTGTCGATTTCCCCACGGGAAATGGCAAACAAATATCTGGCTGGAATACAGGAAACGAAGAACGGTCAGACAGCCCGCTATTGCCGGATCGTGAAATCAGCAACAGGGACAACAGAAATGGCAGGAATACACAAGGAAAGGCCAAGAAAAACTTTTCCCGGACGGAAATGGAAAATTCACATCAGTTTTTTCTTGAATGCACAGCATATGCATGTTTCTGTCTATCGTTTTTTCACATAATCAATATTATTCCTACTTAAACTATAGGAATAATATTGATTATGTCATTGCCGCTCGCGGCTGTCAAACACTATATTTCCGGAACCATCCGGACAATTCCCGCAAGTCCGGCATGACATACAGAAACAGACTGCTGAGAAAATTCAAAAACAGGATTCACGAATCCGATACATCCCGCCCTCATTTGTGTCCGATCATTACTGTCCGGAATGAAATGAAGTCTAGTTCTGTAAAACGGACTCCATCATCAGAAAAATGAAACATTTGAAAATCATCTATTTCAGCAATTCATGGGAATATCTTCTGGCGGCATGTGCCGTCGTACTGCTTCTCTTTCTGGCCCTGCTGTCCCTCAAACGGATACTGGCGGCCCAACTGTACAAAAGGGCACGCCGTACGGCGACATACTGGGATGATATTCTTGCCATGACTGCGGCATCCACCAGCACGGTTTCCCTGCTGGTATTCTCGTTTCTGAGCGGCCTTTATATTCTGGATTTGCCGGATGAGGTCAATGCCGTCAATGCCCATCTGGCCGCCGTCGTTTTCCTGTTCCAGTGCGGACTGTGGTTATCGAAAGCGATATCCGGCTGGCTTGCCATCAAGGCTTCTCCCGAACTGGCTAACGGAACACGTCATGAAACGATGAATATGCATATCATCGGGTTCATCACACGTATCGTAATATGGACGATCGTTCTGCTACTGATCCTCGACAACCTGGGCATCAATATCACTGCCCTGATTGCCAGTCTCGGAATCGGTGGTGTCGCCGTGGCACTGGCTGTCCAGAATATTTTAGGAGATCTGTTCGCCTCCCTGTCGATTGCCATCGACAAACCCTTCGAAGTCGGGGACTCTATTGTCATCGACGATCTGAACGGTACCGTGAAATATGTCGGACTGAAAACGACACGACTGACGAGTATATCGGGCGAGGAACTCGTTATCTCCAATGCCGATCTGCTGAAAAGCCGGATTCACAACTTCAAGAAGATGCAGGAAAGACGCATGGTCTTTACAATAGGGGTCACTTTCGACACGTCTTCTGAAAAACTGCGGCGAATCAGCGAAATCATCCAGGAGATCTTCAGCCACATTCCCACTGTCCGGCTGGACCGGGTTCATTTCAGCAGCATCGGTCAATCCAGTCTGGATTTCGAAATCGCCTATTACGTCAGGGATTCCAGCTATACAATCGCCATGGACGCACAGCAGGAAATCAATTTATCCCTGATCGAACACTTTGCCAAAGAAAATATCGAATTCGCTTTTCCGACACAGACACTTTACGTCACGGAAAACGTGCTGGGATCAGCCGGTACGTAATCCGTATTTGTCCGTTGGCACTGCCGCGAGCAATGACCGGGTATAAGGATGGCGCGGATTGCGGTAAATCTCGTCAGAATCAGCCATTTCAACGACTTCTCCCTGACGCATGACCATGACCTGGTCAGCCATATATTTCACAACGGACAAATCATGGGATATGAAAAGATAAGACAAACCGAACTCATCCTGCAAATCCTGCAACAGATTGAGAATCTGGGCCTGTACCGATACATCCAGTGCCGAAACCGACTCATCACAAACCAGAATTTCCGGCTGCATCGTCAGACACCGTGCAATCGCGATACGCTGACGCTGTCCACCGGAAAACTCGTGTGGATAACGGTAAAACGCCGCCCCCGGCAAACCAACCTTTTCCAGCCATTCAAGAGCCATTTCTTTCCGTTGTACGGCCGACAGCGTTCCCCTGTGGATCGCGAGCGGTTCCATCAGAATTTGTCCGACAGTAAACCGGGGATTCAGCGAGGCATAGGGATTCTGGAAAACGATCTGGATACGCCGTTTGTAAGGGTAAAACGCTTTTTCCGACAGCGACAGAATATCCTTTCCGTCAATGAATACCTGCCCGCCACTGGCTTTATGCAACCTCATCAGCGTCAGGCCCAGCGTCGTTTTTCCCGATCCCGATTCGCCGACGATACCCAGCGTTTTCTTTCTCGGAAGAACGAACGAAACATCCCGGACGGCATGAAACACGGTTTTCTTGAAAAAGCCGGTACGGATCTCAAAATCCTTGCTCAGGTTCCGTACCTCAAGGACAACGGCATTCTTTTCCGTATACCCCCGGATACGATCCGGTTTGCCACTGACCGGTTTTTTGCCGGATTTCATGACATCGTCAATAACCGGCAGACGGAACGGCCGTTCATTCATAGGGGGACGGCAAAGCAGAAGCGCTTTGGTATAGCCATCTGCGGGAGACTCGAAAATATTTCTTGCCGGCGCCTGCTCCCGGATTTCACCATACCTCATGACAATCACTTCATCGGCTATTTCCGAAACCAGCTGAAGATCATGTGTAATGAACAGAATGGACATGCGACGCTTCTTCTGCAATGTCCGCAACAGTTCGATAATCTGGCGTTGGATGGTAACGTCCAGTGCCGTTGTCGGCTCATCGGCAATCAGCAATCGGGGTTCACAGGCAATCGCCATGGCAATCATCACCCTTTGCTGCTGCCCTCCGGACAATTGGTGGGGCCAGGCATCCACTTTGCGTTCCGGATCGGCAATACCGACTTCACCCAGCAATTCAATGGCTCGCATTCTCGCCTGCCGAAAATCCATTCCCTTGTGCAGACGCAACACTTCTCCAATCTGGTATCCCACCGTAAAAACGGGATTCAAAGACGACATCGGTTCCTGAAATATCATGGATATTTCCGAGCCGCACAATCGTCTTCTTTCTTCCGGATTCATTTTCAGAAGGCTCTTTCCGTTATACAGGATATCTGATCCGGCATCGATGACCGCATTGCCGGAAGGCAGCAACCCCATGACAGCCAGCGCACTGACCGACTTTCCGCTTCCGGATTCGCCGACCAGAGCGACTGTTTTGTTGTATGGAACCGTGAAAGAAATGCCCTTGACCGCCTCGAAACAGGACTGCTTTCCGGTTCTGAACGAAACACGGAGATTTTTGACGTATAACAGGTTATCCGTTCCGCTCATGACTTCTCCTGTTTCAGTCTCGGATCAAGTGCATCGCGAAGACCGTCCGTAAACAGGGACAACGCGGTCACCAGAACAGCCATGGCGACCGTCACGGCGACGAGCTGCCACCATTTCCCGAGAATCAGTTCGTTCTGTGCCTCATTCAACATACTGCCCCAGGAAACCACCCCGACAGGGACACCGAATCCGAGGAAACTCAAAATGACTTCCGACTTGATGAAACCGACCGACAGAATCGACATCTGAACCAGCGAAATATGACTGACATTGGGAAAAATGTGAACGAACATTTTCCGCCAGTCCGATGCTCCGATCGTGGTGGCAGCCAGTACATATTCCCGTTCCTTGTGCTTCATATATTCCGCACGCACCAGACGGAAAACCCCCGTCCACCCTGTCAGGCCGAGAATCAGAATGATAGTAAGCACCCCCTTGCTTTGCAAAACCGCCGCAACGGCCAGAATCAGCAAAAGGTAAGGAACAGATGTGAACACGTTATAAAACCAGTTCAGGAAATCATCGACCCACCCTCCGAAATACCCGGCAAACGCTCCCAGCAACGTTCCCAGTACCGTCGCGACCAGTGCGGCAATCAGCCCGACGAGAATGGATGTTTCCGATCCTTTCACCGTTTTTTTGATGACATCATGCCCCCATTTGTCAGCGCCAAACAGAAGGGTTTCATGGCGTTCTTCTTGACCGGAAACTTCTGTCAGCCTGCTCTTCTGCTGGACACGTATGGCATCCAGTTCTTCCTTGAGAGGATCATCGATACCATAATCATTTCCGGCAGGTATTCCATGTTGCATGGACTTTCTCAGATCGCGCAAAATATCTTTCAAGGGATCGACGGGATTTTCGGGAGGAATGGCTTCTGTCTGCGTATCGGCGGCCGCATACTGATCGCCGGATGCATAATCCGTCTGTCCGGCCATAAAGGCCGGCGGCGCATAGTGAACACCTACTTCTTCCGACCAGTCGGAAGCTACCAGTCCGGACACGGACAAAACCAGCAGTCCCAGAAAAAGAACGACGATTCCCAATGAAAACATGGCCAGCCTATCCGCTCTCAGACGCTTCCATGTCAGCGACCACAATCCATCGGAGCCTGTCGGGAGTTTATTCATTTCCATCACCGCAAACGAACACGCGGATCGATTTTCTGATACAGCAAATCCGCCAGCAGATTGAAAAACATTGTCGCCATCGCGACATAAACCGTGATGGCCTTGATGACCGGAAAATCGCTGCGTTCAACCGCAAGAATGATTTCCCGTCCGATGCCGGGTATCGAAAAAAAACGCTCGACAAGAAACGCGCCGATCAAAAGGGAAGGCAAATTGGACATGACATACGTTATGATCGGGATCGCGGCATTGCGCAACACATGAACCCATAAAATCCTTTTTTCCGACAACCCCTTGGCACGGGCCGTTCTGACATAATCCTGTCCGACCTCGTCAAGCATGAACGTCCTGTACAGGCGAAGATTGGGCGCGATACTGACGACAAGCAGAATCAGAATCGGCAATGACGCATACCGGAAAAGATTTTCAATCCAGTTATCCCCCCATCCCTGCACGGGAAACCATCCCAGTTTATAGGCCAGCCAGTACTGGAAAACGATGATGTACACCAGTATGCTGATCGACATCCCGACCGTACAGACTATCATGATCATCCTGTCCGTCAGCGATCCCCGGACATAGGCGACAGCCAGCCCCAGCGCAATGGCAAGCCCGGTTTCAAAAACCGTCAACGGAACCAGCAAGGTCAGTGACGGCCCGAGACGGGAAAGAATGATGCCGGAAACGGGTTCACCGGTACTCCAGCTGCTGCCGAAATCGAAACAGACCGTCTGTTTCAGAAATATCCAGAGCTGCACATACATGGGTTCATCGATACCCAGCTGCCTGCGGATATTGGCGATCTGTTCCGGATTGGAAATCTTGCCTGCCAGCACATAGGCGGGATCGCCTCCTACCCAGTTGAAAAGAAAAAAAACCAGCAGCAGAACCCCGAGAAGAGTGGGTATCATTTGCCACAGACGCCGGATCAGATATGACACCATGCTATCTTATGATTCCTTTTACAGGATCAGTACGTTTCATGAACAAAAACAGGCGGACGGTACAAACCCCGTCCGTCATGTCAATCATTTGTTGACCTCAAGACCGCTGATATCCTCATAGAAAGCCGCACTGTCAGGCGAGCGCCCAAGAAAATATCTTACCATTCTGTCCGCCGGCAATTCGCTGCCTCTTTCAAGAACCGTCTTTCTGTAAAACCGGCCCACCTGCGGATTCACCAGTTTTCCGTTGAAGCGGGAAAGCATGTCCAGTGCCAGAACCTTGGACCAGAGATAACCGTAATATCCGGCGGAATAACCACTGACAACATGACTGAACTGGCCAGGGAACTGCGTTCCCTGATCGTACCCCTGGAGGGTCTTGCCTTCCATATCGACCCAGGTATCCATGACATCCCCCGGCTTGTCACTGTATATTTTCATATCGTATTTGGCATAAAGCGCCTGCCGGGAATAGAAAATTCCCTGTCCGAACCGCCTTGATTCATTGAGACGCTTCAACATGTCCCTGTCAATTTGCGGACAACTGTTGCCGCAATAGAGCGGCAATGTGGACAAGGCCTCATAATCATGCGCCCATTCCTCGAACATCTGCGAAGGCGCCTCGACGAAATCCCGCTCGACACTGGTTCCCGACTGTTCGACAAAACGGGTCCTGGACATGACGCCATGCAAAACGTGTCCGAATTCGTGCAACATCGTCTCAAGCTCGTCGAGATCCAGACCATACCGGTTGAAATTGGCGACCAGTACCGAGATCGGCAAACGGTTTTCCTGTGTACTGGAGCCTTGTACCGGGAAAGCGGCGGCGTGACCGTATTTTCCTTCACGGGGATAAATATCGAGATAAATCCCGCCGATCTGTTTGTCCGTCGTTTTGTCGATCACATCATAATAAAGAACATCGGAATGCCAGACCGGAACATCGGCCTTTTTGAATTCGATACCGTAAAGCTGGCTGGCCAGCCCCATCACCCAATCCATGGATGCTTTCGTCGGAAAATACTGGCGCAACACGTTCTGATCGATGTTGTAACGGACCTGTTTGACTTTTTGCAGCCAGTAATTGGTATCCCACCGTCTGATTTCCGCTTCGGACAACGGGATTTGCCTGACAGCGGCCTTGAATGCTCGCAACTCGTCAAGTTCGCGTTTTTCCTCGGAAACAACGATTTTTTCGACATCCGCCAGGAATTTATCCACGGTGGCCGGTTTCTTGGCCATACGTCGGCGCAATGCAAAATCCGCATAACTCCGGTAACCGGACAAAACGGCCATTTCATGCCGGAGATTGACCGCTTCCTGCAAAAGCCGGAGATTGGCCGGCGTTCCGCGATTGATGAAAGCGAACCGGTAACGTTCACGCGCCTTGTCATTTTCGGCATACTGCATAAACGGAATATATTCAGGATAGGAAAAACCCAACAGGAAATTTCCCTTCTCATCCTTTTGCAGCCGGTCTATATAATCTTTCGGCAACCCCTGCAATTCATACGGCGTAAAAACCAGCCTTGTTTTGTTCTCCCGGATATTCCGGCTGAATTCCTGATCGATTTCCGTCAGTCGTGCCAGTATCTGCTTGACGCGTTTCTGCTTGTCGGGCAGCAACGAGACGCCGGCATCTTCATAAGCACTGACGTTATCCTGACGCAATTT carries:
- a CDS encoding ABC transporter permease, which produces MVSYLIRRLWQMIPTLLGVLLLVFFLFNWVGGDPAYVLAGKISNPEQIANIRRQLGIDEPMYVQLWIFLKQTVCFDFGSSWSTGEPVSGIILSRLGPSLTLLVPLTVFETGLAIALGLAVAYVRGSLTDRMIMIVCTVGMSISILVYIIVFQYWLAYKLGWFPVQGWGDNWIENLFRYASLPILILLVVSIAPNLRLYRTFMLDEVGQDYVRTARAKGLSEKRILWVHVLRNAAIPIITYVMSNLPSLLIGAFLVERFFSIPGIGREIILAVERSDFPVIKAITVYVAMATMFFNLLADLLYQKIDPRVRLR
- a CDS encoding ABC transporter ATP-binding protein; its protein translation is MSGTDNLLYVKNLRVSFRTGKQSCFEAVKGISFTVPYNKTVALVGESGSGKSVSALAVMGLLPSGNAVIDAGSDILYNGKSLLKMNPEERRRLCGSEISMIFQEPMSSLNPVFTVGYQIGEVLRLHKGMDFRQARMRAIELLGEVGIADPERKVDAWPHQLSGGQQQRVMIAMAIACEPRLLIADEPTTALDVTIQRQIIELLRTLQKKRRMSILFITHDLQLVSEIADEVIVMRYGEIREQAPARNIFESPADGYTKALLLCRPPMNERPFRLPVIDDVMKSGKKPVSGKPDRIRGYTEKNAVVLEVRNLSKDFEIRTGFFKKTVFHAVRDVSFVLPRKKTLGIVGESGSGKTTLGLTLMRLHKASGGQVFIDGKDILSLSEKAFYPYKRRIQIVFQNPYASLNPRFTVGQILMEPLAIHRGTLSAVQRKEMALEWLEKVGLPGAAFYRYPHEFSGGQRQRIAIARCLTMQPEILVCDESVSALDVSVQAQILNLLQDLQDEFGLSYLFISHDLSVVKYMADQVMVMRQGEVVEMADSDEIYRNPRHPYTRSLLAAVPTDKYGLRTG
- a CDS encoding ABC transporter substrate-binding protein — its product is MKKWLAAWMLLIVVMTGAVAGEEKGKIRLGYWTSGVSLPFGCVLEAKKFLEKNGVDVEYVRFSDPPSSLKALTTGDIDIAFGIPLSNFFSVVHDGVPLKLVAAVQLADAVVVVPEDSSVRTWQDLKGKKVGGTYPSATIVIIANTIAERKYGLEPGDYSIVSGNESRLAQFIAQKQIDASILRSITYENLKNKVKLRKLGALKDEWKSISGSSAAPYIGMGVAREEFINKYPGLVSSAVRSWIQVEKWGIAHRKDVTDILEKHAGFTPENADNVAARWGDMFHVALDRATLKTLATEHDVFVQAGVIGGTFGKNLYVTEPYRKAVGTR
- a CDS encoding mechanosensitive ion channel family protein, coding for MKHLKIIYFSNSWEYLLAACAVVLLLFLALLSLKRILAAQLYKRARRTATYWDDILAMTAASTSTVSLLVFSFLSGLYILDLPDEVNAVNAHLAAVVFLFQCGLWLSKAISGWLAIKASPELANGTRHETMNMHIIGFITRIVIWTIVLLLILDNLGINITALIASLGIGGVAVALAVQNILGDLFASLSIAIDKPFEVGDSIVIDDLNGTVKYVGLKTTRLTSISGEELVISNADLLKSRIHNFKKMQERRMVFTIGVTFDTSSEKLRRISEIIQEIFSHIPTVRLDRVHFSSIGQSSLDFEIAYYVRDSSYTIAMDAQQEINLSLIEHFAKENIEFAFPTQTLYVTENVLGSAGT
- a CDS encoding MmgE/PrpD family protein, with protein sequence MKNWQFSPSRASTEFVTGLRYEDVPAEVIDAVRKYILDWIGCAVGGAVHPASAPIRSLVESLGGKDQAAIIGGGGSNAFLAALSHAYYGHILEMDDVERRSITHPATVVVPAALAVAGYAGKTGEDLILSVVGGYEVLLRIGAAVVPAHYEIFHTTSTAGVFGAAMAAGKMLGLDRQHLDWALGNAGSMASGLMQFLQEFLHGGTSKFLHAGTASAQGVLVALLAERGLSGAGDILEGEKGFFAGFARQEVDERIFRDFGKRWRTLDVSVKAYPCCRHTHSAIDAALEIRKKAGGRFLGKIRLFTYRAAVGFVGCRNPVDSRQARFSMTYCVASALLRGVPVERHFTDQAVAEEAVGYLEKSIQVVVDDGIDALVPEYWPARIEAVTEDGEKLVAQTNISKGDPENPLDWDAVGKKFRMQTEGIIAASTQDELIGLCHELETVPFAEVLVSAVNTTFRKRC
- a CDS encoding M3 family metallopeptidase is translated as MKKRIPVLKSVVCALSLTFSVLTTASAERPVLPLPAAGEIGGQCQAGIADLNRKVSELEGIPVETEEGAEAFLKGWNRLQISLENLQGPMALLSQVSPDGEVRKNADACSMDVQRFITDLFQNAKLYRNMRIVRVNDDEERKLRQDNVSAYEDAGVSLLPDKQKRVKQILARLTEIDQEFSRNIRENKTRLVFTPYELQGLPKDYIDRLQKDEKGNFLLGFSYPEYIPFMQYAENDKARERYRFAFINRGTPANLRLLQEAVNLRHEMAVLSGYRSYADFALRRRMAKKPATVDKFLADVEKIVVSEEKRELDELRAFKAAVRQIPLSEAEIRRWDTNYWLQKVKQVRYNIDQNVLRQYFPTKASMDWVMGLASQLYGIEFKKADVPVWHSDVLYYDVIDKTTDKQIGGIYLDIYPREGKYGHAAAFPVQGSSTQENRLPISVLVANFNRYGLDLDELETMLHEFGHVLHGVMSRTRFVEQSGTSVERDFVEAPSQMFEEWAHDYEALSTLPLYCGNSCPQIDRDMLKRLNESRRFGQGIFYSRQALYAKYDMKIYSDKPGDVMDTWVDMEGKTLQGYDQGTQFPGQFSHVVSGYSAGYYGYLWSKVLALDMLSRFNGKLVNPQVGRFYRKTVLERGSELPADRMVRYFLGRSPDSAAFYEDISGLEVNK
- a CDS encoding ABC transporter permease gives rise to the protein MNKLPTGSDGLWSLTWKRLRADRLAMFSLGIVVLFLGLLVLSVSGLVASDWSEEVGVHYAPPAFMAGQTDYASGDQYAAADTQTEAIPPENPVDPLKDILRDLRKSMQHGIPAGNDYGIDDPLKEELDAIRVQQKSRLTEVSGQEERHETLLFGADKWGHDVIKKTVKGSETSILVGLIAALVATVLGTLLGAFAGYFGGWVDDFLNWFYNVFTSVPYLLLILAVAAVLQSKGVLTIILILGLTGWTGVFRLVRAEYMKHKEREYVLAATTIGASDWRKMFVHIFPNVSHISLVQMSILSVGFIKSEVILSFLGFGVPVGVVSWGSMLNEAQNELILGKWWQLVAVTVAMAVLVTALSLFTDGLRDALDPRLKQEKS